The Pseudomonas parafulva genome window below encodes:
- a CDS encoding MacB family efflux pump subunit, with translation MNVAPGAQRTPVQIAAQPLLRLEGVSRRFMAGDREFLALRHIDLDIHAGELVAIIGASGSGKSTLMNILGCLDHASAGSYQVDGQETRDMDDEELAALRRDHFGFIFQRYHLLPHLDALRNVEIPAVYAGTPSAQRHQRAEELLRRLGLGGHLSHRPSQLSGGQQQRVSICRALMNGGEVILADEPTGALDTVSGKEVMAILLELHGAGHTVILVTHDPKVAAHAQRIIEVSDGQIVSDRRNPAQAAPAAVAAETQRQGRPTRRLVANLGLFREAFNMAWIALVSHRMRTLLTMLGIVIGITSVVSISAIGEGAKGYVLKDIQAIGSNTIDIYSGSNFGDSRAKSIETLVLGDVQALNQLYYVDSATPVIGRSLLVRYRNIDLDVQLNGVSERYFQVRNIELAAGIAFSESDARRQAQVVVIDHNTRQRLFGAGVDPLGQVILIGNLPCTVIGVTKDTKNLFAAGNALNVWVPYETAAGRVLGQRHLDSISVRIKDGIPSQRVDKEVNALMLQRHGSKDFFTNNLDSIMQTVQKTSRSLTLLLSLIAVISLVVGGIGVMNIMLVSVTERTREIGIRMAVGARQSDIRQQFLVEAVMVCLFGGLVGIGLSYGIGYLFTLFVQQWQMVFSPASIATAFACSTLIGVLFGFVPARNAARLDPIEALARD, from the coding sequence ATGAACGTCGCGCCCGGTGCGCAGCGCACACCCGTGCAGATCGCCGCGCAGCCGTTGCTGCGCCTGGAGGGCGTGAGCCGCCGTTTCATGGCCGGAGACCGCGAGTTTCTCGCCCTGCGCCACATCGACCTGGACATTCACGCCGGCGAGCTGGTGGCGATCATCGGCGCCTCCGGTTCGGGCAAGTCGACGCTGATGAACATCCTGGGGTGCCTCGACCACGCCAGCGCCGGTTCCTATCAGGTCGATGGTCAGGAAACCCGTGACATGGATGACGAGGAACTGGCCGCGTTGCGCCGGGACCATTTCGGCTTCATTTTCCAGCGTTACCACCTGCTGCCGCACCTGGACGCGCTGCGCAACGTCGAGATTCCCGCGGTATACGCCGGCACGCCTTCGGCGCAGCGTCACCAGCGCGCCGAAGAGCTGCTGCGGCGCTTGGGCCTGGGCGGGCACTTGAGTCATCGCCCCAGCCAACTGTCGGGCGGCCAGCAGCAGCGGGTGAGTATCTGTCGCGCCTTGATGAACGGTGGCGAGGTGATCCTCGCCGACGAGCCAACCGGGGCGCTGGACACCGTCAGCGGCAAGGAGGTGATGGCGATCCTGCTGGAACTGCACGGTGCCGGGCACACGGTGATCCTGGTGACCCATGATCCGAAGGTCGCGGCCCATGCCCAGCGGATCATCGAAGTGAGCGATGGGCAGATCGTCAGCGACCGGCGCAACCCGGCGCAGGCGGCGCCCGCTGCGGTGGCGGCCGAGACCCAGCGCCAGGGCCGTCCGACGCGGCGTCTGGTGGCCAACCTGGGCCTGTTCCGCGAGGCCTTCAACATGGCCTGGATCGCCTTGGTCTCGCACCGCATGCGCACCTTGCTGACCATGCTTGGCATCGTCATCGGCATCACGTCGGTGGTGTCGATCTCGGCCATCGGCGAAGGCGCCAAGGGCTACGTGCTCAAGGACATCCAGGCGATTGGCAGCAACACTATCGACATCTATTCGGGGAGCAACTTCGGGGACAGTCGAGCCAAAAGCATCGAGACCTTGGTGCTCGGCGACGTGCAGGCGCTGAACCAGCTGTACTACGTCGACAGCGCCACCCCGGTGATCGGCCGCAGCCTGCTGGTGCGCTACCGCAACATCGACCTGGACGTGCAGCTCAACGGCGTCAGCGAGCGCTATTTCCAAGTGCGTAACATCGAGCTGGCCGCCGGCATCGCCTTCAGCGAGAGCGATGCCCGGCGCCAGGCCCAGGTCGTGGTGATCGACCACAACACGCGCCAGCGGCTGTTCGGCGCAGGCGTCGATCCGCTCGGTCAAGTGATTCTGATCGGCAACCTGCCGTGCACGGTGATCGGGGTGACCAAGGACACCAAGAACCTGTTCGCCGCCGGCAATGCGCTGAACGTCTGGGTGCCCTACGAGACCGCCGCCGGGCGGGTGCTCGGCCAGCGTCACCTGGACAGCATCAGCGTGCGGATCAAGGACGGCATTCCCAGCCAGCGGGTGGATAAGGAGGTCAACGCGCTGATGCTGCAGCGCCATGGCAGCAAGGATTTCTTCACCAACAACCTGGACAGCATCATGCAAACGGTGCAGAAGACCAGCCGCTCGCTGACCTTGCTGTTGTCGCTGATCGCAGTGATTTCGCTGGTGGTCGGTGGCATCGGGGTGATGAACATCATGCTGGTGTCGGTCACCGAGCGCACCCGTGAGATCGGCATCCGCATGGCGGTGGGGGCGCGGCAGTCGGATATCCGCCAGCAATTTTTGGTGGAGGCGGTGATGGTGTGTCTTTTTGGCGGGCTGGTGGGCATCGGCCTGTCGTATGGGATCGGCTACCTGTTCACGCTGTTCGTCCAGCAATGGCAGATGGTCTTCTCACCGGCATCGATCGCCACGGCGTTCGCCTGCTCCACCTTGATCGGCGTGCTGTTCGGCTTCGTGCCGGCACGCAACGCGGCGCGCCTGGACCCCATCGAGGCGCTGGCGCGGGATTGA
- the macA gene encoding macrolide transporter subunit MacA, with protein MDKNGFRKVGLACALALVAGIALYAVQAPAKAPRYITATVERGDIENAVLATGVLEGIRQVDVGAQVSGQLRSLKVKLGDKVSKGQWLAEIDPLVLRNTLRQAQVDEEKLQAERRSTLARVNQTRRVYERYQALQDDESISRQDFENAESEYQVQQATLNSLDAQIKSAQVQIDTAKVNLDYTRISAPIDGDVVGIVTQQGQTVIAQQLAPVILKLADLDTMTVKAQVSEADVIHITPGQPVYFTILGEERRYYATLRGTEPAPQNYLESSDRSGAAAPKQNTAVFYNALFEVPNPDHRLRIAMTAQVRIVLATAEAVLTVPVAALGPGEGEGRFAVRVLDDKGFAQVRQVQAGINNNVRVEIKQGLAEGDRVVIGEPIGDAAGA; from the coding sequence ATGGACAAGAATGGATTTCGCAAGGTCGGCCTGGCCTGCGCCCTGGCCCTGGTGGCTGGCATCGCCCTGTACGCGGTGCAGGCGCCGGCCAAGGCGCCGCGCTACATCACCGCCACGGTCGAACGCGGCGACATCGAGAATGCGGTATTGGCCACGGGGGTGCTCGAAGGCATCCGCCAGGTGGATGTCGGCGCCCAGGTATCCGGGCAGTTGCGCTCGCTGAAGGTCAAGCTGGGCGACAAGGTGAGCAAGGGCCAGTGGCTGGCCGAGATCGACCCGCTGGTGCTGCGCAACACCCTGCGCCAGGCTCAGGTCGACGAGGAAAAGCTGCAGGCCGAGCGGCGCTCGACCTTGGCCCGGGTCAACCAGACGCGGCGGGTGTACGAGCGCTACCAGGCGCTGCAGGACGACGAGTCGATCTCGCGCCAGGACTTCGAGAACGCCGAGTCCGAGTATCAGGTGCAGCAGGCCACCCTCAACTCGCTGGACGCGCAGATCAAGAGCGCCCAGGTGCAGATCGACACGGCCAAGGTCAACCTGGACTACACCCGCATCAGCGCGCCGATCGACGGCGATGTGGTGGGCATCGTCACCCAGCAAGGCCAGACCGTGATCGCCCAGCAACTGGCGCCGGTGATCCTCAAGCTCGCCGACCTGGACACCATGACGGTCAAGGCGCAGGTCTCGGAAGCCGACGTGATCCACATCACGCCGGGGCAGCCGGTGTACTTCACCATCCTCGGCGAGGAACGCCGCTACTACGCCACCTTGCGCGGCACGGAACCGGCGCCGCAGAACTACCTGGAAAGCAGCGACCGCAGCGGCGCCGCCGCGCCCAAGCAGAACACCGCGGTGTTCTACAACGCGCTGTTCGAGGTGCCCAACCCCGACCATCGCTTGCGCATCGCCATGACCGCCCAGGTGCGCATCGTGCTGGCCACCGCCGAAGCGGTGCTCACCGTGCCGGTGGCGGCGCTCGGGCCGGGCGAGGGCGAGGGTCGCTTCGCCGTACGCGTGCTCGATGACAAAGGTTTCGCCCAGGTGCGCCAGGTCCAGGCCGGGATCAACAACAACGTCAGGGTCGAGATCAAGCAGGGCCTGGCCGAAGGCGACCGGGTGGTGATCGGCGAGCCGATCGGCGATGCGGCGGGGGCGTGA